A section of the Subtercola frigoramans genome encodes:
- a CDS encoding DNA-3-methyladenine glycosylase family protein — translation MDALLEATRPLTTSYFPRSPLNLRQTVGPLLRGLGDPTMRLTPNGFWRVMRTPLGPATLHVESGQSRIIATAWGEGAEWALDALPALLGAADDWSGLDLSGVPPLAEVRRQHQGMWLTKTSLVFESLVPTILEQKVTTVEARRAWRYLLARFGEVPPGPAPAGMRVQPSARGWALVPSWEWHRAGVGPDRSRAIVTAAAVADALDRLAAPTGSASTFAPGEVLTIVLEKLQSVRGVGPWTAAETSQRSHGHPDAVSVGDFHLAAHVGWVLIGKPVDDDGMLELLEPWRGHRQRVVRLLLASGVAKPRFGPRATIADHRWH, via the coding sequence ATGGATGCCCTGCTCGAAGCCACGCGGCCGCTGACGACCAGCTACTTTCCGCGCAGCCCGCTGAATCTGCGGCAGACGGTGGGCCCCCTCCTGCGTGGCCTCGGCGACCCGACCATGAGACTGACACCCAACGGGTTCTGGCGCGTCATGCGCACGCCGCTGGGTCCGGCGACCCTGCACGTCGAATCAGGGCAGAGCAGAATCATCGCCACGGCCTGGGGTGAAGGTGCTGAGTGGGCTCTGGATGCCCTGCCGGCCCTCCTCGGCGCGGCCGACGACTGGTCGGGCCTGGACCTGTCGGGGGTTCCGCCGCTCGCCGAGGTGCGCCGCCAGCACCAGGGAATGTGGCTGACGAAGACCTCGCTGGTGTTCGAATCGCTGGTTCCGACCATCCTGGAGCAGAAGGTCACGACCGTCGAGGCGCGACGGGCCTGGCGCTACCTGCTCGCACGGTTCGGTGAGGTGCCCCCGGGTCCCGCGCCTGCAGGGATGCGGGTGCAGCCGAGCGCAAGGGGCTGGGCGTTGGTGCCGTCGTGGGAGTGGCACCGTGCTGGTGTCGGCCCCGACCGTTCGCGCGCTATCGTCACCGCGGCCGCCGTCGCCGATGCGCTCGACCGACTCGCCGCACCGACGGGCTCGGCGTCCACCTTCGCTCCGGGCGAGGTGCTCACAATCGTTCTCGAGAAGCTGCAGTCGGTGCGCGGGGTGGGGCCGTGGACGGCTGCGGAGACGAGCCAACGCTCGCACGGTCATCCGGATGCCGTCAGCGTCGGGGACTTTCACCTCGCGGCCCACGTGGGCTGGGTGCTGATCGGCAAGCCGGTCGACGACGACGGCATGCTCGAACTGCTCGAGCCGTGGCGGGGTCACCGTCAGCGCGTCGTGCGACTTCTGCTCGCGAGCGGGGTCGCGAAGCCGCGGTTC